One genomic window of Anticarsia gemmatalis isolate Benzon Research Colony breed Stoneville strain chromosome 23, ilAntGemm2 primary, whole genome shotgun sequence includes the following:
- the LOC142983276 gene encoding uncharacterized protein LOC142983276, producing MMIPIILCLLTMFSKTYAISMDYFNVTFDDSERSKTVDHYPHLRYLTCHNCERVYVPVCASDNRTYTNECHMNCMNSKRSYQDRVRVRRYGPCIMGSKKKK from the exons ATGATGATTCCCataattt tatgccTATTAACCATGTTCTCTAAAACTTACGCAATCAGTATGGATTATTTCAACGTAACCTTCGACGATAGTGAACGGAGCAAAACTGTGGACCATTACCCTCACTTGCGGTATCTGACCTGCCACAACTGCGAAAGGGTGTATGTGCCAGTGTGCGCTAGTGACAACCGAACGTATACAAACGAATGCCATATGAATTGTATGAATTCGAAGAGAAGTTACCAGGATAGGGTAAGAGTTCGAAG atacGGACCGTGTATTATGGGCTCGAAGAAGAAAAAATAG